The proteins below come from a single Chryseobacterium capnotolerans genomic window:
- a CDS encoding TniQ family protein, translating into MVYIKEFKKNIFPAYINPEINELFSSWYCRLAISHYVKPLTFIKNNFGHNAPIFGRDIDYLKPDYVVNFLLNHTPLSKKRIDKLFLTSYNDIYFNNYSNRKGHILSLGLNNRNRKRFGTMCCPKCLSSNPLL; encoded by the coding sequence ATGGTTTATATTAAAGAATTCAAGAAAAATATATTTCCGGCATATATTAATCCGGAAATTAATGAACTTTTTAGTTCATGGTATTGTAGACTGGCAATTAGTCATTATGTAAAACCACTAACATTTATAAAAAATAATTTTGGACACAATGCGCCAATTTTTGGAAGAGATATTGACTACCTTAAGCCTGATTATGTAGTAAATTTCTTATTGAATCACACCCCATTATCTAAAAAAAGAATCGATAAATTATTCCTCACTTCCTATAATGACATTTATTTTAATAATTATTCTAATAGAAAAGGACATATCTTAAGTTTAGGACTAAACAATAGGAATAGAAAAAGATTTGGTACTATGTGTTGTCCCAAATGCCTATCATCAAACCCCCTACTATAA
- a CDS encoding nucleotidyl transferase AbiEii/AbiGii toxin family protein: MDINKIKMLTLRALMSEEFLMHSLVLKGGNALQLAYEITNRGSIDIDFSVEREFTEEEIKKMPMVLDMILNRVFREENLKAFDIKFDLKPKNNVIPEWKGYIILFKLIKLDKFIEFGDDMDSIRRNAISVHDNSSTQYSVDISAYEYVETATTKEVEGILLRVYTLEMILLEKIRALCQTMPEYKEIIPSAKEKQRARDVYDIYTIYNQAELKLEEDILREIFKAKKVPLSLINKLESLREHNRDDWNRVIQTVSADEELKDYDYYFDELLKIASQFKNLSE, encoded by the coding sequence ATGGACATAAACAAAATTAAAATGTTGACATTAAGAGCCTTAATGTCAGAAGAGTTTCTTATGCATTCTTTAGTTCTAAAAGGAGGGAATGCTTTACAACTTGCATATGAAATAACAAACAGAGGATCTATAGATATTGATTTTTCGGTAGAAAGAGAATTTACAGAAGAAGAAATAAAGAAAATGCCTATGGTATTAGATATGATACTTAATAGAGTATTTCGTGAGGAAAATTTAAAAGCGTTCGATATTAAATTTGATTTAAAACCAAAGAACAATGTTATTCCGGAATGGAAAGGTTATATCATATTATTTAAGCTTATTAAGCTAGATAAATTTATTGAATTTGGGGATGATATGGATAGCATTAGGAGAAACGCTATTTCTGTTCATGATAATAGTTCCACACAATATTCGGTGGATATTAGTGCTTATGAATATGTAGAAACAGCAACAACAAAAGAGGTTGAAGGTATTCTTTTAAGAGTCTATACTTTGGAAATGATTCTTCTGGAAAAGATTAGAGCATTGTGTCAAACTATGCCTGAATATAAAGAAATTATACCTAGTGCCAAAGAAAAACAAAGAGCTAGAGATGTATATGATATATACACCATCTATAATCAAGCAGAATTAAAGTTAGAAGAAGATATTCTGAGGGAAATTTTCAAAGCGAAGAAAGTACCTTTATCATTAATTAATAAATTGGAAAGTTTAAGAGAACATAACAGAGATGATTGGAATAGAGTTATACAGACTGTTTCTGCGGATGAAGAATTAAAAGATTATGATTATTATTTTGACGAACTATTAAAAATAGCCAGTCAATTTAAAAACCTTTCGGAATAA
- a CDS encoding TniB family NTP-binding protein: MKHLTKNTRDFVERSTEHERITSCRFPKWIGYSQATKIINRMDELLIYPKSTRMTNILLVGESNNGKTAILNKFNQKYGASYDEKTGNVINPVIMVQAPPEPDERRFYNAILEHIFAPYKTSEKLDLRYLRVKKMLTELQTKALIIDEIHHVLAGTPTKQRKFLNVIKHLSNDLQIPIICAGTMLAFNVIQSDHQLANRFEPRVVPKWSNDMEFKRLLASFEALIPLKKESMLTENSITMKLLVMSDGLIGEVARILELCSIEAIKSGEEKITKEIILNIDYISPQDRKKRYFA, translated from the coding sequence ATGAAGCATTTAACAAAAAATACTAGAGATTTTGTTGAGAGATCAACTGAACATGAAAGAATTACATCTTGTAGATTTCCGAAATGGATTGGATATAGCCAAGCAACTAAAATTATTAATAGAATGGATGAGTTACTGATCTATCCAAAAAGTACTAGAATGACCAATATTTTACTTGTAGGAGAATCTAATAATGGAAAAACAGCTATTCTCAATAAATTCAATCAAAAATATGGAGCATCTTATGACGAAAAGACAGGAAATGTAATAAACCCTGTAATTATGGTACAAGCCCCACCTGAGCCTGACGAAAGAAGGTTTTATAATGCTATTTTAGAACATATATTTGCTCCATATAAGACCTCTGAAAAACTGGATTTAAGGTACTTACGCGTCAAAAAAATGCTAACAGAACTACAAACTAAGGCATTAATAATAGATGAAATCCATCACGTATTGGCTGGTACTCCAACAAAGCAAAGAAAGTTTTTAAATGTTATCAAACATTTGTCAAATGACTTACAGATACCTATCATATGTGCAGGAACAATGCTTGCTTTCAATGTTATACAAAGTGATCATCAGTTAGCAAATCGCTTTGAGCCAAGGGTTGTCCCTAAATGGTCAAATGATATGGAATTTAAACGCCTTTTAGCAAGCTTTGAGGCATTAATCCCTCTAAAAAAAGAATCTATGCTCACAGAAAATTCCATAACAATGAAACTTTTGGTAATGAGTGATGGCCTTATTGGAGAAGTGGCTAGAATACTTGAACTTTGCAGTATTGAAGCAATCAAAAGCGGAGAAGAAAAAATAACCAAAGAGATTATATTGAATATTGATTATATTTCACCTCAAGACAGAAAAAAAAGATATTTTGCTTGA
- a CDS encoding Mu transposase C-terminal domain-containing protein, producing the protein MNRTYISKGEKVIYDNKECIIVKIISTSKVSVTEVNSNIIHTVSIKDITPFTDLSSTPMEILTDKDWEKAKTRFNIIKPILSNRGDLSLINRISFENNISIPTIYRWLKFYDNGQTVSSLAGKRKTGGRGKSRLTNKQEEIISDKINSVYLNQNRKSITRVITEVKIACYDLDIPSPHDNTIRSRIKGISDEEKIKKRLGIKEARYKYEPIKSSYDEASFPLSIVQIDHTLLDIILVDELERKAYKRPWITVAIDIYSRMVIGLYLSYDPPGAIGTGLCISNSILPKELWLERIGVSAHWPCWGVMDCLHLDNAKEFHGKMLRDACDNYGISLKYRPVATPHYGGHIERLLGTFATEIHNLPGTTFSNEQERKNYKSEENSSLTLTELERWLITYITKIYHTRTHSSLGVSPLKKYEDGIMGNENIPGRGILPRINDIRRTRLDFMPYVVRSIQEYGVVIDHLYYYADILRPYIHKKDNNKGYIFKRDPRDISLIYFLDPATEEYYDIPFRNATYPPISLWEYRDSLKRVKERNKEINEENIFEAFKELTTIEKKSILTTKRKRKEYQSLDYRKEMNTSNIDVNDFIPENNEIIKPFEDLDDEAFNKKY; encoded by the coding sequence ATGAATAGAACATATATTTCTAAAGGGGAAAAGGTCATTTATGATAACAAAGAATGTATTATTGTAAAGATAATAAGTACATCTAAAGTATCTGTTACTGAGGTTAATTCTAATATAATTCATACCGTATCCATAAAAGATATAACCCCATTCACAGATTTAAGTAGTACTCCGATGGAGATACTAACTGATAAAGATTGGGAAAAAGCTAAAACCAGGTTTAATATTATAAAGCCCATCCTTTCAAATCGAGGAGATCTTTCCTTGATAAATCGCATTTCTTTTGAAAATAATATTAGTATACCTACAATATATAGATGGTTGAAGTTTTATGATAATGGTCAAACCGTATCATCTTTGGCCGGAAAGAGAAAAACTGGAGGAAGAGGCAAAAGTAGACTTACAAATAAACAAGAGGAAATCATTTCTGACAAAATAAATTCAGTTTATTTGAATCAAAATAGGAAATCAATAACAAGAGTTATTACGGAAGTTAAAATAGCATGTTATGATTTAGACATTCCCTCTCCTCACGACAATACTATTAGAAGTAGGATTAAAGGGATATCTGATGAAGAAAAAATAAAAAAAAGATTAGGAATAAAAGAAGCTCGTTATAAATATGAACCTATAAAATCAAGCTATGATGAAGCAAGCTTTCCTTTATCAATAGTACAAATAGACCATACTTTACTAGATATAATATTGGTTGATGAATTAGAGAGGAAAGCCTATAAAAGACCTTGGATTACTGTTGCTATAGATATATATAGCAGAATGGTTATTGGACTTTATTTATCTTACGATCCACCAGGAGCAATAGGGACTGGACTGTGTATTTCAAATTCAATTCTTCCCAAAGAACTTTGGCTAGAAAGAATCGGAGTTTCAGCACATTGGCCGTGTTGGGGTGTTATGGATTGTTTACACCTAGATAATGCTAAAGAATTTCATGGCAAAATGTTAAGAGATGCATGTGATAATTATGGAATATCTTTAAAATACAGACCAGTAGCAACACCTCATTATGGAGGACACATAGAACGATTGCTCGGCACATTTGCAACAGAAATACATAATCTTCCGGGAACTACTTTTTCAAATGAACAAGAAAGAAAAAACTATAAAAGTGAAGAGAATTCATCATTAACCTTAACAGAGCTTGAACGCTGGTTAATAACTTATATTACTAAGATCTATCACACAAGAACTCATTCCTCACTTGGGGTATCGCCACTAAAAAAATATGAGGATGGAATAATGGGCAATGAAAACATCCCAGGTCGAGGTATCCTTCCCAGAATAAATGATATCCGAAGAACAAGATTAGACTTTATGCCTTATGTTGTACGCTCTATTCAAGAATATGGGGTGGTTATCGATCATTTATATTATTACGCAGATATTTTGAGACCTTATATTCATAAAAAAGATAACAATAAAGGCTATATTTTTAAGAGAGATCCAAGAGATATCAGCTTAATTTATTTTCTCGATCCAGCAACAGAAGAATACTATGACATTCCATTCAGAAATGCCACCTATCCCCCAATTTCTTTATGGGAGTACAGAGATTCTCTTAAGAGAGTTAAGGAAAGAAATAAAGAAATCAACGAAGAAAATATTTTTGAAGCATTCAAAGAGTTAACAACTATCGAAAAGAAGTCTATTTTAACAACAAAAAGAAAAAGAAAAGAGTACCAATCCCTTGACTATAGAAAGGAAATGAATACTTCAAATATAGACGTGAATGACTTTATACCTGAAAACAATGAGATAATTAAACCTTTTGAAGATTTAGACGATGAAGCATTTAACAAAAAATACTAG
- a CDS encoding type IV toxin-antitoxin system AbiEi family antitoxin domain-containing protein, protein MLQEKKIKEFLLEQYIVQSRLQGQSSSEFYYLKDSKIDQYDIASTRSRSAFFSHYSALSIHNLTIQLPKQIYLTWERKGLRHQNDTFLIQENVDTAFNKTPRITQDKRKYKGFTINFINGQNHNLLGVETFRNNYLVSNIERTLIDVSVRPFYAGGITQVLQSFEEAKDKLDTKKIYDYYVEMDFTYPYHKVIGFYLEKAGYNEKDYEPFLDMDSDIDFYLTYNILHKDYNSKWKLFIPKGF, encoded by the coding sequence GTGCTTCAAGAAAAAAAAATTAAAGAATTTCTTCTTGAACAATATATAGTTCAAAGTAGACTTCAAGGTCAATCAAGTTCTGAATTCTATTATCTAAAAGATAGTAAAATTGATCAATATGATATTGCATCAACTCGATCTAGATCTGCTTTTTTTAGTCACTACTCTGCATTATCGATACATAACTTAACAATACAACTTCCTAAGCAGATATATTTAACTTGGGAGAGAAAAGGATTACGTCATCAAAATGACACGTTTTTAATTCAAGAAAATGTTGACACTGCCTTTAATAAGACACCCAGAATAACTCAGGATAAAAGAAAATATAAAGGGTTTACAATTAACTTCATTAATGGTCAAAACCACAATCTCTTAGGAGTAGAAACTTTTAGAAATAATTATTTAGTCTCAAATATCGAAAGAACATTAATAGATGTTTCTGTAAGACCTTTTTATGCTGGTGGGATTACTCAAGTTCTCCAATCTTTTGAAGAAGCTAAAGATAAATTAGATACAAAGAAAATATATGACTATTATGTAGAAATGGATTTTACTTATCCATATCATAAAGTCATTGGTTTTTATTTAGAAAAAGCAGGATATAATGAAAAAGACTATGAACCATTTCTTGATATGGATTCAGACATTGATTTCTATTTAACATATAATATCCTGCACAAAGATTATAATAGCAAGTGGAAGCTATTTATTCCGAAAGGTTTTTAA
- a CDS encoding glycosyl hydrolase family 28-related protein, whose translation MNTIEQNDPFTGEWTVFLESSVTYNGVPITLAMCDDIIYKSINNVFYRRVLIKDTVNVKWFGAVGDSVTNDTLSFQKSVDFLSTIGGGKLLIPSGSYAVDHIDFRTKTYSNIEIIGNNSTLIGLTKHRASVDAADGIFAFEACVSNQSDDSNSIKNIKISGLNFFTLNIKPPEPEPGQEPKVDELSHHIAAHGVSDFTVENCTFTGFFGDGIAICRGLFQDGYRNAYNKNVTIKNCKFDGDNKFNRQAISIYHCDRFIIDNCDFYRTTEVGMPGAIDIESDDPNLTITTNGLITNCYFNDIGGMGAICIFSKNRSIIDFQQNERLNYQSFKIDNCKFEDVHTPLTVYGNYEPLTNDDKDDNGVYSIVFQNSNVLKAKRAIYFNAACRVKVSNVIFKNIHNDSLSVCDGGAYKVLFEQCEFDTVNNPAGLSFVGGGKYIDFIKCIFKNFTTNVITFNVSKPIGTIKYNQFYNSTNPGMCLLTNPSVDNLRNAIIEGNEYLGNIPEIDFYSIMNQGYSYNYDTAVMIPSNILYHKSEFESEGVFPEAYLGNTKGLVRNERLEDYNNKPVVYQTFLPYDPLGVKWTRQALNDNTWTSWKKLEN comes from the coding sequence ATGAATACAATAGAACAAAACGATCCATTTACGGGTGAATGGACAGTCTTTTTAGAATCTTCTGTTACTTATAATGGAGTACCCATTACTCTTGCGATGTGTGATGATATTATATACAAGAGTATAAACAATGTATTTTATAGAAGGGTTTTAATTAAAGATACAGTAAATGTAAAATGGTTTGGTGCTGTAGGTGATTCTGTAACCAATGACACACTATCATTTCAGAAATCGGTAGATTTTTTAAGTACAATAGGTGGAGGTAAATTATTAATACCAAGTGGCAGCTATGCCGTTGATCATATTGATTTTAGGACTAAAACCTACTCAAATATTGAGATTATAGGAAATAATTCGACACTAATAGGATTAACAAAACATAGAGCCTCTGTAGATGCAGCAGATGGAATTTTTGCTTTTGAAGCTTGTGTATCTAATCAGTCAGACGACTCAAACTCAATAAAAAATATTAAAATTAGCGGGCTCAATTTTTTCACATTGAATATTAAACCCCCAGAACCAGAGCCAGGACAAGAGCCAAAAGTTGATGAGCTTTCTCATCACATTGCGGCACACGGAGTAAGTGATTTTACTGTTGAAAACTGTACATTTACAGGGTTTTTTGGAGATGGAATTGCTATATGTAGAGGCTTGTTTCAGGATGGATATAGAAATGCCTATAATAAAAATGTTACTATAAAAAACTGTAAATTCGATGGGGATAACAAATTTAATCGACAAGCTATTTCAATTTACCATTGTGATAGATTTATAATCGATAACTGTGATTTTTATAGAACGACTGAAGTTGGAATGCCTGGTGCAATAGATATAGAATCCGACGATCCCAATTTAACGATTACCACTAATGGATTAATAACTAACTGTTATTTTAATGATATAGGAGGTATGGGAGCAATTTGTATTTTTTCAAAAAACAGATCTATTATTGATTTTCAACAGAATGAAAGATTAAATTATCAAAGCTTTAAAATTGATAATTGTAAATTTGAAGACGTTCATACCCCATTAACAGTGTATGGTAATTATGAGCCATTAACAAATGATGATAAGGATGATAATGGAGTGTATAGTATAGTATTTCAAAACTCAAATGTTTTAAAGGCCAAAAGAGCGATATATTTTAATGCTGCTTGCAGAGTAAAGGTCTCCAACGTTATTTTTAAAAATATTCATAATGATTCTCTGTCAGTTTGTGATGGTGGAGCATATAAAGTTTTATTTGAACAATGTGAATTTGATACTGTTAATAACCCTGCGGGTCTTTCTTTTGTAGGTGGCGGAAAATATATAGATTTTATAAAATGCATCTTTAAAAATTTTACGACCAATGTAATAACTTTTAATGTGTCAAAACCAATTGGTACCATAAAGTATAATCAGTTCTATAATTCAACGAATCCTGGTATGTGTCTTTTAACTAATCCAAGTGTTGATAATCTCAGAAATGCAATAATTGAAGGAAATGAATATCTTGGGAATATCCCTGAAATTGATTTCTATTCAATTATGAATCAAGGGTATTCATATAATTACGATACTGCTGTTATGATACCGTCAAATATTTTGTATCACAAAAGTGAATTTGAAAGTGAAGGCGTTTTTCCAGAAGCTTATCTTGGGAATACAAAAGGATTAGTCAGAAATGAAAGATTAGAAGATTACAATAATAAACCTGTTGTTTATCAGACTTTTTTACCGTATGACCCATTAGGTGTAAAGTGGACAAGGCAGGCACTTAATGATAATACATGGACAAGTTGGAAAAAATTAGAAAATTAA
- a CDS encoding non-ribosomal peptide synthetase: protein MSNSTSTLETQSLGTAVLLSSADRERLLNDFNKTGWDYKKEETLVSLFRKQVELHPDHVAVVYKDQEITYKELEQKSNQLANQLINKGIKENMFVPVWLDRSLEWVVAVLGIVKTGAAYVPIDPAYPVKRVEYILSDTSAQIMIASQYFGSQLSENIKTEIFQLNTMKDLDSFSLQQPEIEIHQEALAYTIYTSGSTGKPKGVMIIHQAIQHLVTWHNHHFHVDHTSHLTIVAGLAFDISVWETWSGLTSGAKLFIAENEERTDTSALVEYFHKNHITHGFVPTVLVPSFIEKTKNYNDLSLKYLFTAGEKLKPVLTTELSYELIDYYGPTECTVYATFRRVKDVEGKYISSIGRPIANAKAYILGKNMELLPIGAVGELYIGGDLLAKGYLNNEELTHEKFIANPFKKEEKLYCTGDLAKWLPDGEIEFLGRIDNQIKIRGFRVELSEIERTLSQQEVVQEATVITKDTAGNNKYLIAFIVSKPGSEKDSTSVRNLLKEELPGYMIPAQIIFIDKFPLQPMEKQILIF, encoded by the coding sequence ATGTCAAATTCAACATCAACATTAGAAACCCAGTCATTGGGAACCGCTGTATTGCTGTCTTCCGCAGACAGAGAGAGACTTTTAAATGATTTCAATAAAACCGGATGGGATTATAAAAAGGAAGAAACTCTGGTATCCCTTTTTAGAAAACAGGTTGAACTTCATCCTGATCATGTTGCGGTTGTATACAAGGATCAGGAGATCACCTACAAAGAACTGGAACAGAAAAGTAACCAGCTTGCCAATCAATTAATAAACAAAGGCATTAAAGAAAATATGTTTGTTCCTGTGTGGCTTGACCGTTCTTTGGAGTGGGTTGTCGCTGTTCTTGGAATTGTAAAAACAGGAGCAGCATATGTTCCTATAGATCCGGCATATCCGGTAAAAAGGGTAGAATACATTCTTTCAGATACTTCTGCTCAAATAATGATTGCCAGCCAATATTTTGGTTCACAGCTTTCGGAGAATATAAAAACTGAAATTTTTCAGCTGAATACGATGAAAGATCTGGATTCCTTTTCTTTACAACAGCCGGAAATTGAAATTCATCAGGAAGCATTGGCATATACCATTTATACTTCTGGATCTACCGGAAAACCCAAGGGAGTAATGATTATCCATCAGGCAATTCAACATTTGGTAACATGGCATAACCATCACTTTCATGTGGATCATACCTCACATCTCACTATTGTTGCAGGTTTGGCATTTGATATTTCTGTGTGGGAAACATGGTCCGGACTTACCTCCGGAGCAAAGCTTTTTATTGCTGAAAATGAAGAAAGAACAGATACCTCTGCTTTAGTAGAATATTTCCACAAAAATCATATTACCCATGGCTTCGTACCAACAGTTCTTGTTCCATCTTTTATAGAGAAGACTAAAAATTATAATGATTTATCACTTAAATATCTTTTCACAGCGGGTGAAAAACTAAAACCAGTATTAACTACAGAATTGAGCTATGAACTCATAGATTATTACGGACCTACCGAATGTACAGTATATGCTACATTTAGGAGGGTTAAAGATGTAGAAGGTAAATATATCTCTTCAATAGGCAGGCCTATAGCAAATGCCAAAGCCTATATTTTAGGAAAGAATATGGAATTGTTACCCATAGGCGCTGTTGGTGAATTATATATAGGAGGTGACCTTTTAGCTAAAGGGTATCTTAATAATGAAGAACTTACCCATGAAAAGTTTATAGCTAACCCTTTTAAAAAGGAAGAAAAACTATATTGTACCGGAGATCTTGCCAAATGGCTTCCTGATGGAGAGATTGAATTTTTAGGAAGAATAGATAATCAGATAAAAATCCGTGGATTCCGGGTAGAATTGAGTGAAATAGAACGTACTCTGAGTCAACAGGAAGTTGTGCAGGAGGCTACCGTAATTACAAAAGATACAGCTGGGAACAATAAATATCTCATTGCTTTTATTGTATCTAAACCAGGTTCTGAAAAAGATAGTACCTCTGTCAGGAATCTATTGAAAGAAGAATTGCCGGGATATATGATTCCTGCCCAGATTATTTTTATTGATAAATTCCCCTTACAGCCAATGGAAAAACAGATTCTGATTTTTTAA
- a CDS encoding metallophosphoesterase family protein, producing MEKRVLKLAIISDLHCHPKRKTGEGNDESYLLTDKLRVPSNDHPVDDLLEKINNNKIDKVDLTLCPGDFTDKANQQGFISGWGFSLEIHRALNSKEIIATVGNHDVDVYAQNSNYTLDVAKGIKRGFPIEDETAQDIFWSKGCVIIERDIYRILLINSTHFHYNKESSKSGKVGDAMIEYIEKHLSSNDDDKIKIAMSHHHPIDHSILNLGEEDKIKNADSLLNVLGKYKFDLFIHGHKHHPLIRYHNTTLHGHRLPIFASGSFSSHSNLMFTSVRNSFHLITLQKDKICKGEIDSWTFFPNSGWGQPDDESGFPSYAGFGCEKNIEDLAESIDNIMKSEGKMTWNDLVKQVPDLIHLLPDEGKNLEKLLSDKQIHMDKSLRAKPTQVYNLAKLYS from the coding sequence ATGGAGAAACGTGTACTTAAATTAGCAATTATCAGTGATCTACATTGCCATCCAAAAAGAAAAACAGGTGAAGGTAATGATGAATCTTATTTATTAACAGACAAGCTTAGAGTACCCTCTAATGATCATCCTGTAGATGATCTATTGGAAAAAATAAATAATAATAAAATAGATAAAGTTGATTTAACATTGTGCCCTGGTGATTTTACCGACAAGGCAAATCAACAAGGTTTTATTTCCGGGTGGGGTTTCTCATTAGAAATTCACAGAGCATTAAACTCTAAAGAAATAATTGCTACTGTTGGGAATCATGATGTAGACGTATATGCCCAAAATTCAAATTATACATTAGATGTAGCAAAAGGAATAAAAAGAGGATTTCCTATTGAAGATGAAACAGCACAAGACATTTTTTGGTCCAAAGGTTGTGTCATTATAGAGCGTGATATTTATAGAATACTTTTAATTAATAGTACTCATTTTCATTATAATAAAGAATCCTCTAAAAGTGGAAAAGTTGGTGATGCTATGATTGAATACATTGAAAAACACCTTTCTTCAAATGATGATGACAAAATAAAGATTGCTATGAGTCACCATCACCCAATTGATCATTCCATATTAAATCTTGGTGAAGAAGACAAAATTAAAAACGCTGATTCACTATTAAATGTATTAGGTAAATATAAATTTGATTTGTTCATTCATGGTCATAAACATCACCCATTAATTAGATATCATAATACCACTTTACACGGTCATAGATTGCCAATATTTGCTTCAGGTAGTTTTTCTTCTCATAGTAATCTAATGTTTACAAGTGTTAGAAATTCATTTCATTTAATTACACTACAAAAAGATAAAATTTGTAAAGGAGAAATTGATTCTTGGACCTTCTTTCCAAATTCAGGCTGGGGACAGCCAGACGATGAAAGTGGATTTCCATCATACGCAGGATTTGGATGTGAAAAAAATATTGAAGACCTTGCAGAAAGTATAGATAATATAATGAAAAGCGAAGGAAAAATGACATGGAATGATCTAGTAAAGCAGGTTCCTGACTTAATACATTTATTACCAGACGAAGGAAAAAATCTTGAAAAATTATTGTCTGACAAACAAATTCATATGGATAAAAGTTTAAGAGCTAAGCCAACCCAAGTATATAATCTAGCAAAGTTATACTCATGA
- a CDS encoding DNA adenine methylase: MTKEKKIQISNFLRWTGSKRWFVKDHIQKFLPHKFNNYHEPFLGGGSVFFFIKQFLVTDQKEFYLSDTNKELINVYEQLRDGPEDVINCLKKFKNSKDDYYKIRNYNPRINSKKAAKFIYLNRTSFNGIYRVNANGIYNVPYGHRPNVDFVTEDLLRNVSKLLQGIKFSTQSFEEALLSVKKGDLVFLDPPYTVAHENNGFIEYNQKLFSWDDQERLKQIIEQIISREAFFILTNASHHSIEDLYNGIANITVLSRPSIVGGRSKTRGIYNELIIYNF, from the coding sequence ATGACTAAAGAAAAAAAAATACAGATATCAAATTTTCTAAGATGGACAGGATCAAAACGATGGTTTGTCAAAGATCACATTCAGAAATTTTTACCTCATAAATTTAATAATTATCACGAACCCTTCCTAGGAGGTGGATCTGTATTTTTCTTCATAAAACAATTTTTAGTTACAGACCAAAAAGAATTTTATCTATCCGACACTAATAAGGAATTAATAAACGTTTACGAACAACTTAGGGACGGTCCTGAAGATGTAATTAATTGTTTAAAGAAATTTAAAAATAGTAAAGATGATTATTATAAAATAAGGAATTATAACCCTAGAATAAATTCAAAAAAAGCGGCCAAATTTATATATTTGAATCGTACTTCTTTTAACGGAATTTACCGAGTTAATGCTAATGGAATCTATAACGTTCCTTATGGACACAGACCTAATGTAGATTTTGTTACTGAAGATTTACTTAGGAATGTTAGCAAACTATTACAAGGAATTAAATTTTCTACACAATCATTTGAAGAAGCTTTGCTATCTGTTAAAAAAGGCGATTTAGTTTTTCTTGATCCCCCTTATACTGTAGCACATGAAAATAACGGGTTTATTGAATATAACCAAAAACTTTTCTCCTGGGATGATCAAGAGAGATTGAAACAAATAATTGAACAAATAATCAGTAGAGAAGCGTTTTTTATACTTACAAATGCTAGCCATCATTCAATTGAGGATCTTTATAATGGCATAGCAAATATTACAGTTCTTTCACGGCCGAGTATAGTGGGAGGAAGATCAAAAACAAGAGGTATATATAACGAACTTATCATTTACAATTTTTGA
- a CDS encoding recombinase family protein: MIVGYARVSTSDQNISTQVEILREKGCEKIFTDIASGVREDRTGLNEMLSYLRKDDIILVYKTDRIFRSLKNMIDLIEKFNEKGILFKSITEPAFDTTSANGKFIIQIFGAVAEFERNLISERTKSGLEGARKRKKLLGRPKGSSKSSIEKYQYAKHLYDNKKISIDKACRQAGISKATFYRVEKQN, translated from the coding sequence ATGATTGTTGGATATGCTAGAGTTTCTACCTCTGATCAAAATATCTCTACGCAAGTTGAAATTTTGAGAGAAAAAGGATGTGAGAAAATTTTCACAGATATTGCCAGTGGGGTGCGTGAAGATAGAACCGGGCTGAATGAGATGCTTTCTTATCTACGAAAAGATGATATAATATTAGTGTACAAGACAGACCGTATTTTTAGGTCTCTTAAGAATATGATTGACTTAATAGAAAAGTTCAATGAAAAAGGAATTCTTTTTAAAAGTATCACTGAACCTGCATTTGACACAACATCAGCAAATGGAAAATTTATTATACAGATTTTTGGTGCAGTTGCAGAATTTGAAAGAAATCTAATTAGTGAAAGGACTAAATCTGGATTGGAAGGAGCAAGAAAAAGAAAAAAACTTTTAGGTAGGCCAAAAGGCTCTAGCAAATCAAGTATCGAAAAATATCAATATGCAAAACATCTGTACGATAATAAAAAAATTTCAATTGATAAGGCTTGTAGACAGGCAGGAATAAGCAAAGCAACATTTTATCGTGTTGAGAAACAAAATTAA